In Choristoneura fumiferana chromosome 4, NRCan_CFum_1, whole genome shotgun sequence, the sequence gttgtgaatcggacactggctcagcagcATCGGTGACCCCCTGACCGCTATAATATACTAGACACTATTAACTATATAAAAACTACATGAATAGATAGTTTGTAAACTACGAAACATACGAAAGGGTCCcgaaatcaaaaaaatgttttagtcatcatcatcatcatcatcccagcctatatacgtcccactgctgggcacaggcctcctctcagaacaagaggaatatttttttttattattttatttcagaatattttaGTAAACATGCATATTTTTAAGAAGCCTACGAGCGCGTGATTAACATTTCTATGCTAaagcgaaactataaaggttccttgTTCGAACACTTCGAACTATGGAACCAAAATAGTAgactgtacaacaagagcataaaaaaaccggccaagagcgtgtcggacacgcccaaaatagggttccgtagccattacgaaaaaattaagtactatttttctgaggatttcgtgttttatacggaatcttccaagtttaggtatattttataccttaggttgctatttactcataaactactaataattctcaagcaaacttagccgttatagttttccttgaaagtttgatatacttactaccatcctgaattttttcaaatttttccagccaccggtttagattttagagggggggacgctcggttttaactttaaagatgaatatttcgcaaacaaatcattgaatcgaaaaatcgtcttagcaaaccccaaatggtacccccacactatagggttcgatgagagaaaaaaaacacccccactttacgtctatgggaggtaccattatttttattttttattttttaatgtaccattttgtcggcatagtttacatatatatccgtgcaaaattacagctttatagcattgatagtccctgagcaaagccgcggacggacggacagacagacagacagacatggcgaaactataagggttccgtttttgccattttggctccggaaccctaacgagccattttacgcttgacgttcatatagctggatagacacgtcgaggggaaatgggGTTAAACTCGagaattaaacccattttcccctcgacgtgtctatccaccctcgccgtgccggctcgggtggctatatggacgtcttgggtaaaatggctcgttttatgctcttgtggtacaatctactatttattttacttacgaCTTGCTTTTtccgcggtttttttttcaatcacacCATCGTATATACAGCTCTGCTCTAAGGGCAAGCACATCACTGACAACTCTGTTAAATTTCTATTATAAAACTAATAGGTATTAAtacgttttattttagtttattggaATGTTGTTTATAtaacatcgacatctatgtactttACGGCACAGATAGATAGATGTTGATGctaaataaactaatatttgTCTAACTCCAACATTTTAAGCATAGGTACTCGGTTATGTTCACTTTGCGTGTAACAGTTAAGCACATATTGTTGCATTAAGACCGGAAATATGAgcaataaaatgtacctactatcaTGTCTACATGCAATTACTTAAAAACCAGTTTAAAAAGAATTTACGTACCTACGACGCTGCTGTTGTACAGTCAAGCGCGTCAAAGTGTTCCTCAACTGTTAAGTATGATAAAAATTACAGAAACCTtgaataattatgtacttacttaaatcaatatttaatcGTTGCACTGCGCGCAGTCAGATTCGCGTCataaggatttcgtactttaTAAACAATCTGTgtttataaaaaactaaaaggaagaaaataagcctagtggtctagaactctgttaagtagctaatttaaagttcaacagtcggacccattactaagtgatttttgagcgtcacgattgaaatgggtcccgactgttgaactttaaattagctacttaacagagttctgaccactaggcttattttcttccttttagttttagcagccgggttttttttttttttttaatttaatgttttattttacacttttttgttatttatgttgaaaacggtagattaaaagtataataacccgtatatatttaggctaattattagctttcatttgatacccatattgttacaatacaaaatatattttttcatagacgccatattgaaatattatatagcctcgacacttcgacagttatgacaaatccaatgatatctcatatgttaaaatctgtccagccgtttaggctgcagcgaggaccaaagaaatggacatacatacccacatacatacatacatacgtacatacatacatacttacgtacatacatacatacgctcgaaaaacataaacctccttcgcagtcgggtaaatattaaaaaccagCCTATCAGGAAGAAGCGCCACACAGAAACATATTTTGTTTGGTTTATTTCTGTGGTAGCGTATAAAATAGTTTGTTATCAGATCCAcagttttagatatttttcgctttttacccgactgcgaagaaggacatttatgtgtttgacgcgtatgtatgtatgtgtatgtatgtatgtctattcctaatgtcctctcgtaactactcaacggctgaactgattttgataaatgatacgtcattggattcgtcttgatgacacTGACACTGGGTAGGTACATGAAATtgttgaaaaatcaaaatggcggactTTTGGCGCCaatttgtaagttttcaaaaaatgatttttattcaaacctatcgagtgggatatcacaaatgaaagctaataattagcccattttaAACATACAATAGGGGCGTTCAAttaatacgtaacgcaatttttggagGTTTTTCAACAGTcggtcgggacccatttaaatcgtgacgctcaaaaattcttacccaataatgggtcccgactgttgaactttaagttagctacttaacaaagttctagcccactagacttgtttacttctttttagtgttttttaaggaagtcgggttttttgattttttttaaattttttttgcacTTGCTTTCGTGCCGTTTTGGACTCatgttttttatatacatttcttgtaaattttagACTAACTTTTAATATAAGTTATCAACCCAACAAGCTTTCCTAACGTCAGAcgtcaactgctcgtcatctCTTACAAAATATCGCTTTTCCCGGTGCAAGGCCTTTAATTGGTGAACTCTCTCCTACTGCTTCTATCAGCCCCACTTCAGCATGTGCATCGCGACGAGCATAAattcctttttgttttttattcgactggatggcaaacgaacaagtgggtctcctgatggtaagagatcaccactgcccataaacatctgcaacaccaggggtattacagatgcgttgccaacctagaggtctaagatgggatacctcaagtgccagtaatttcaccggctgtcttactctccacgctgaaacacaacagtgcaagcactgctgcttcacggcaggattagcgagcaagatggtggtaatccgggcggaccttgcatgaCGTcaatttgtatgacgtcaaagttaaaagttgactgaaggcacgcccatctgtcaagtgttatcTATATGGcaatcattaaatttattatcaaacattgtatgtacagtcaaggaatttaattcatgggcaaccatggaaccttttcaaaggaaaagccattacgactttcctagttgttgttgtttctttaaaaaaatatggctctgtccatcggaggacaattttgccagtgtctagtagtttttgccgttgtacggtaaaaaaaatctagaaaacgaaatatgagaggtaatggtggatgaacgatgacagccgACTTTCCTAGTTAAtaaatgcgatgtcactatgacgtttactgtgaaatggttccatgttggccaatgaattaaacgcCCTGACCGCACCCATACACTTAGTAAAGTCAAGTgcaagatatcgacacggccaaagttacaaaaatatttatattttttttcatttgtacgattttttcttaataattttcgtaacaaaacggacacatccattaatattttggggacacatctggagaccgctttttaaacccccgacgcaaaaagaggggtgttataagtttgaccgctatgtgtgtctacggtgtctgtatgtctgtatgtctgtgtgtcagtgtgtctttctgtggcatcgtagctcttaatctgtcatctcccaggataacaggatcaaaggaatttgggcacaaatttgttcctctgggagaggacaaaaactaacctaacctaggttaaacgggtggaccgatttgaaggtgtttttttttattggaagcaggttttctatcgatggttcttagacatgttttatcataatcggtttacccgttaatgagatattgaactttgaagtgagtaAGGTTATCCAACttttgctgaggacctgggttcgattcccgcgctggtccctttttctggtttttctgtgcatccatgtctcagtttgtattttcgatacggttttcacgggatacccgtaaaagtaataagtttggagttgaaataaaaaatacaaaaagactccaaaaaaacaatcataactttttgttggttaggttattacagCTCGgtatcatggactgagtctaccccccaaattttgttgaaatcggagagataaaccatgataaactcagggtacaacggttcATAGAAATACCCAAGTACATTTATGTTGAAAATCGTCCGTCCAGCCTTTGAGGGTAGATAGACGaccaaagaaataaacaatacTTGCACAccagtcctggatttataaataggccgtataggccgcggcctaggggcggcagcggcctaggggtggcagatttcaaaaaaatattattttagaaagttacatagggcggcggatataaagtggcctacactcataaaaaaggAACATAAATCCGTAGGTAGCTGTTGCACACATGTATCCGCCAGCATCCATACCTAGGCTacgctcaaaaaacataacactAGCTCCTTCGAGTAGACAGGTAAAAACGCTTAGTAAGTGTCCTATCGCGCATTCCAGAATCTAAATTAAACGAAAAACTGATTCCTAACATTGAGCAGTAATTAATACGGTGACATAATGATCCCCCGATCTGTTTCGCAATACATTACGGCATTAGAAAGCTGTATGTTCCTGTTGGCATGCCTTAAAAGAGTTAGTATGCACACCGCGGCGTTGCGTGTGTCGAATTCGGCTGTTAATCATGTGAGGGAAATTAAGTACGCGTTTGTAATTCGTTTCTTGTAATTGCGGTTGGGCTCTGATGAATGATAAGTTTGTTGGTTTGTGAGTCGTGATTTTAGAAGTGAATGAGACTGTGGTGCATTGTTGTTCGTAGACTTCATAGCTCATAGGAGTTAGGTAGTCAGCCAGGTCCTCGTATTCTCAAAGTACAAGCAATGCGCCCTTTTTTCTCTTTGTTTATACATGGCAACAaattatatgtttttaaatgttgttCTATTTCTATGTATAGTATACATtttctactttttattattcatcatcattatcatcagccgtaggacgtccactgttggacacaggcctccctcatacggctgttaaataaataatctgaacAGTTTTTCGGTTGTCTCCAATAAACTGGATGATGTCATTTTGctgaaaatgtcaaaatttgacAGCTATGCTTGTGTGTCATCTGTCAGTGTCACTACTACACGATTGTAGCGTACGGATTGTTTGTTAAGTTTTGTATTTTCGCTAAGCAAAATTCTAATAAACTGCATTCAAAACCATGGCTTACTTAACGCAGCCTGATTATGTGAAATACGTATGTTCTTGCGGCCAGCTGAAGCCGATTACGAGCCTTTACTTCTGCCGGCATTGCTTGCAAATACGCTGTGGATTTTGCATTTGTCATGAGGTAACGGAGcttttaaataaagatatatCATTTAAATATACAACAAATACATCTTAACGTTAAGTTTTCGGTGTGTCGTATGCAGACCTTTTAAAAACTTAGAGCAAGTGAGATGAAAGTCCGTTAAATAATGTCAATCTTTGTGTTGCCAATCCTTGGGCACACCTTCGCCTTTATAGTAGCTGAACTACTCACAGTGATCTAGTTTCAATAATAATGGGTAACATTTTAGGCTACAGTAGGTTAATCGCATTTCAATTATTGAATTATAGGATGAGGATTCGAAAGAAATCTGTTGTCATTTGGATTCAGTAGCTAATTCACTTTATGACTATTTGGATAGATCCAGACTTACAGACTATCCAGATCTTACAGACTAAAATATGACACAGCAACATACATGCTACTTATATGTCATGTATGTGGTGCACATTTATTAAGTGGTGTGGCCAAGTCTATCACCACCATTCGAAGTACCTGTTTACTATCATTTTAGAAGTGAGTTCATGTATATTAAAAAGCATAAttctgccatgaagcagcacaCTTCTTCCAGCTAACATAATGATGAACcaagtatttaaaattatatttttattttattaatcaatttacattattttgtacaattaagagttcaCATACATAGAACCAAGTTATCCTTCGTTTGGTCACTTTGTTGTCATACAGTGTctttaaaactggaaaatatcaaaatatgtaAAGTTCAGAAATAATTatgaacaaaatacaaataattatcatttgaCATGGATCAAGGTCTGAAATGTTTCAACAACCATTTCCTATGTGTGATAAATGAAAGCCTAAGAATAATGTTCATGAATAATGTACATGAGCTAAAATCAATGGTAATTTTGTGGCCATATGCCACACCTCATGTGTTAATTGGGATTTTTAGTTGACTATTATTAGTCAATTGTTATAACACACAGGAAAGTAAGGGTAAAACCTTTCAAACCCTATAAATTGTGTAATTTtcaatgaaattattaattagatATAATTTGTTTGGATCTTGTAATATACAGATTGGTTTGGGTTAGGTCtggtttattttaaactaatcTTTAATATCAATAACCATTGATCTGGCTTTGATTGGCAAATACTAATTTTGACCATCCTTCTTTTCAAATTTTATATGTACGTACTGGTCTAAAACAAACAAGATCCCAATCTTAAATTCATCCGTCATGATTCCCCAGGTAGACTCCCACTACTGCGCCAACTGCTTAGAAAACATGCCATCATCGGAAGCGCGGTTGAAGAAGAACCGTTGCAGCAGCTGTTTCGACTGCCCCAGCTGCTTCCACACGCTGTCGACGCGCGCGACGCTCGCGCAGCCGCGGCCCGCGCCCGAGGCCGGCGGGGGAGACGCCAAGGTGGAGAACAAACAGCCCAAGAAAATGTATTACTTGTCGTGCTTTAATTGTCGATGGACTTCCAGAGATGTGGGGATACCGGATCAACCTGTTGGTAAGTAAGATTTTTAAtgtgaatttattatttttattaaaaaaaactgtaattaaaccagtcaaaaggtttttttttccaaaataaatcacgcacgcacgcacgcacgcacgcacgcacgcacgcacgcacgcacgcacgcacgcacgcacgcacgcacgcacgcacgcacacacacacacacacacacacacacacacactgttaaatttattaatttaacgaTTCACACAAGCAGTGCCATCTAGTTCAACTTGATGGTACTGTTTTCCCCTAAGATCAACGAGATCTACGAAATTATTGTTTTCTATCAAAATAGCCCAAAGAGGGCGCTGTAAAACTAGTATATAAGCATTGGCTCAGGGAAataaaagcctttttttcgccgCCACCGACTGCAACGGTCGGCACCAAAATTATTAATCTGTTTTCTTTATTCTTCCCAGAATTCCCTAaatttaacacacacacacacacacacacacacacacacaaacacacacacacacacacccacacacacccACCCACCCACACCACACCCACCCACCCCACACCACACCCACACCCCACACCACACCCACACCCACCCACACCCACACCCACACCCACACCCACCCACACCACACCCACCCACACCCCCCAACACACACCCACACCCACACCCACCCACACCCCACCCACCCACACCCACACCCACCCACACCCACACCCACCCCACCACACCCACCCACACCCACACCCACCCACACCCACACCCACACCCACCCACACCCACACCCACCCACACCACACCCACCCACACCCACACCcacccacacacacacccacacccACACCACCCACACCCACACACACCCACACCACACCCACACCCCCACACCCACACCCACACCACACCCACCCACCACCCACACCCACACCCACACCACACCCACCCACACCCACACCCACCCACACCACCCACACCCAAACCCACACCCACCCACACCCACACCCACACCCACCCACACCCACCCCACCCACACCCACCCACCCCACCCACACCACACCCACCCACACCCACACCACACCCACACCCACACCCACCCACACCCACACCCCACCCACCCACACCCACACCCACACCCACCCACACCCACACCCACACCCACACCCACaccacccacacacacacacacacacacacacacacaccacacacacacacacacacacacagcttcATATATAAAAGTAAGGATAAAATAAGACCAGACACAGGGACAGTACctataacaaacaagaaaaagttgattgaccccgATCAAGATCAAGTAGAAAAATGTGGCAAATTGTTTTATCTGTCCAGCGTCGGGCGGCTGGCCGGAGCGCAGCGCCCCGCACGCCGCGCGCGTGAGCCAGCTGCTAGAGCACTACCGGGCTGTCGCACAGCAGGAGAAACAGGACAAGCTAGAGCGGGAGAGGAAGAAGTTCGCCATCCGCGGGAAGTACATCACACTCACTGTAAGTAGCAGACAAAAGCGAAATTACTAAGATATACGTATATCTGATAAAACAGATACAACattcaaatctattgtcaagaagacattatatctaaggcgtattataaaacgTACGTAACTTGAGTTCCTGGGTTAGATTCcctgccggggcagatatttgtatgaataatatgaatgtttgttctcgggtcttgtatgtttaatatgtagttatctatataagtatgtttatctgttgcctagtatccgtagtacaagctttgcttagttgggGACTAGgtctattggtgtcaagtgtccatgatatttattttattaattaacaaggaaaatcgcatggactttttctttgaaaaggttccttGGTGgcgcatgaattaaagtccttaaccgtaatttattgaatcaggcgttactttgcggaggtccatatcaatgaactaaaagaatttccttgctcacccgcgaccttacgatcgctaacagagctcatcttcagagtgacacaaccgtacaccatgctaccagttgttagactcaactTTGGGTATTGCAAAAAATctggtctaacaactggtagcatggtttacggttgtgtcactctgaagatgagctctggttgagttcgaaacgcgtcagtgtagtgtggtggtggtgatagatgagtttgtgtgatttgtgtgtgttcttacagtgtggaggtggaggaactgcatgaacacgcatattttgcataagcttagctatctaTCGTAAGGTACCGCCGGCTGTAACAAGTTGCGTGTGCGCAGGACAAGACGGGTCTGACGGGCGCTGTGGCGCGCAGCATCGCGGGGCTGGGcgacgcgggcgcgggcgccgcgctgGCCGGGTTCGCGCCCGCCGTGCCCAAGGAGGACGTCGAGGGGCTGCCCGAAGACGCCTTCACTAAGGAGGTCAACCTCAAGCAGAGTGAGTCAACTAGCAAAGACCAACCTCAAATTTAATACCGTAAGGTCAgggtactttggccctgaagggtaactttggcccttgggattaactcggtccttttattattgctttgagaatacGACTGTTTccgggtccatattgactcgcataaaatcgatcctccgattttttttcctgctaccgatttgtagccagaatcatcactcttccgaatttttaacttcataattttatttgtcataaatttgtacTACTACCAACTGAGGTCATAATGGTCACTTATCAGAATATCGTAATTCATAATGTTGTCACTAAGATATGTTTGTACTCATAATGctggttttcatatttctttcattcataatcatcaatttcaataaacttgttaatcataacatttaaacatcgatacagtttttttaacgtTAATGCTATGTTGGAActgaagtgattttttttatatattattatcaatatggagaagaaataaacgaatataaataggccagatgatgatattgatgagataatttacttaaattgtgattatcctactttactggtcgcagttctaacctaacctaacctatattaatggcagtagtttggttctgtaggggttgcagttctaacctaacctaacctactttactggtaGCAGTATGGTTTTGAGGGGGTTGCagttttaacttaacctaacctacatttctGACATCTACGAAAACTTATAAGACGATTGAGggtaaaattcatataaaattgatttgctgacggattgttttttctttgttacttacATCTATTGTGGTTAAATAATGTCTGCAGTAATAACATCTAACAGATGGTGATTGCTTCGCCCATTGATAGCGTTGTCATCGAAATACTTAtttcatcacattttttttcactaaacgaAAGCAACGCAGGCCATAAACTGTATGACAGTGAAGTTTATAGCTACAAATAAgtctgctttaaaaatatatgataatggagttttatgagtacaaaacaatatgcttaaaaaaagtgtgacaaaaaaaaggagtacaagagatatttatgaaaactgccattatggttttaaatgtttcggagttatgatcggtagtaatagtgactaagtataaatagtgagtattatgacagaaaattgtatgacaaacattttcggagttccaataatcggggttgaaaaattatgccaactttggcgcacccCTGTTTCCCATGTGGTTGGTGTTAATTCATCAAtcatgtttttatatttttattttacgtttttacgTGGTTTTCATGTGGTCCAAAGTAACCTtccaatgggtcaaagtaccccgaccttacggcaataataatctttatttcaagAAACATATATGACTCATACCAAGATGCTCAGCatagcctagtttggggtccgccGGGCACTGCTAATTGTATTTCGTATATGttacataataaacatttttcattttcatttttcgttTTTCATTGTGTTACTAGacaggtttattttataattaaaataccgcAAACGGGAGTTatctaaacacacgagtaatatttacctcgacgtttcgaccacattccagtggccgtggtcacgagtagactcgcagctttattttattagaacataataatttaaaacttaatgttaATCATTCATCACATCACTCATTCATTCTGTCTTGTTTGTCCCCGTCAGTTACTAGCATGCCCCAGCGGCTAGCTTCCCCGGAGTGGCAGCCAGTGTCAGTGTCCCGGCTGCATCCATTGGCCAAGCTGCTCAGTGTGAAGCGATCTCAGCGCTGCCGGGCCTGCGACCATAATCTGACCAAGCCTGAGTACAACCCCGGATCCATCAAGTTCAAGATCGAGCTGCTGGCCTAGTGAGTAgtagtaaaaactatcctatgtcctttccgggggctcaaactatctgtataccgaattttatcaaaatcagttaagCGATTTAGACTttattgagtaacaaacatccaaacgtcTTTACAAATATTAGTAGGCTTGACTTGAACGTTATTTTATCaaccacaatttaaaaaatcctgaaaaaataTTCACAAGGGTATTCAGTAAAAGCAATCCAACAATCTACTGAAATATTTCTGAATTTCGAGACAGCTTGTATAGCTCGTTGAGGTGGCAATGAGTAGGACGTCCACAAAAGTGAtgggcggatgacctggttaaagccgcaggttcacggtgagtgcaggccgcttcctaccgaagcaactgaagatctacgggggaggcctatgtccaacagtggacgtcttatggctgatatgatgacaaATTCCTAGTAAAAAAGTTGTAACATGATGATTTTATAGTACATTTTATGGTGGAGGATGTAGATATAAAGGtcgctcattagagccacccggcacccgaccagcatcgcctcgactttcggcgtccactcgttgtcgacagggcGTCCACGAGTGAacgtcgcgtggtccacgaatttccgagtagtctATTATGAAATGAGGGTGGGGAGTTCACGCGAGGCAAGCGTACGACCagcgagctatcaccgagtggtctacacgccgtccgcgcgtggacacctcacgagcgaggcgatccggtgacgctacggagttgatgtaatgagcgcatgcccatacaaatccatataaagaTCGGGTGCCGgttgagctgtgaccttaattTTAAGCCTGTATTACTCCCTAGCTACCACGTGCCAGAAGTGAAGATAATATCCTGCGAGATGATCAAGCCGGGCGCCAAGTCCACGCTGCTGCTCAAACTGGCCAACCCCACCGGACACGAGATGGCGCTGCAGCTGCTCCCCGcggccccgcccccgcccccgccccacGGAGAGACAGAGGCAGCGACGGAAGACAAAGACGACAGCATCGAGAAGAGTCTGGACAAGAGCTTGAAGCTAGACAAGGTGAGGATATAGACTACAAGCGTCGCAAGCGGTCCAGGAAGAAATCTATGGGGATCAACAAAAAAGACTGACCCCAGCACCCTGCAGTCAATGGGCCACGTGCTGTGGGTCAATTCCAGGATaggtagagagagagagagaaacatttatttacacatatgcgatacacagaaaaaaacacgttaggaagaaataataatttataacaaaaacattgaatagtataaaTGCAGTTGCAGGTGGGAACTACCACCatattgctcgctaat encodes:
- the DCTN4-p62 gene encoding dynactin subunit 4, which codes for MAYLTQPDYVKYVCSCGQLKPITSLYFCRHCLQIRCGFCICHEVDSHYCANCLENMPSSEARLKKNRCSSCFDCPSCFHTLSTRATLAQPRPAPEAGGGDAKVENKQPKKMYYLSCFNCRWTSRDVGIPDQPVASGGWPERSAPHAARVSQLLEHYRAVAQQEKQDKLERERKKFAIRGKYITLTDKTGLTGAVARSIAGLGDAGAGAALAGFAPAVPKEDVEGLPEDAFTKEVNLKQITSMPQRLASPEWQPVSVSRLHPLAKLLSVKRSQRCRACDHNLTKPEYNPGSIKFKIELLAYYHVPEVKIISCEMIKPGAKSTLLLKLANPTGHEMALQLLPAAPPPPPPHGETEAATEDKDDSIEKSLDKSLKLDKEPRWPHVEPPAILTRVTPPAVTLTLAPRDDAAEYDDDARHEPSHIILWRKSNKLALRLELTTDPAAVEGSPARTALTVEYSYRNTVPQSITASQNRDHTLYTTVYLDLGTVGSAGL